One window of the Cryptomeria japonica chromosome 7, Sugi_1.0, whole genome shotgun sequence genome contains the following:
- the LOC131856749 gene encoding disease resistance protein RPV1-like, producing MGNTSFRCSTSTSSDDENQNAVFQPEDVLDGLDELMTYIEKCLAKATATYKAEENTSGVDCTASSRVASLIKEGRNLLNNVLKRFKKPPSQVLKVPLLFSSMNFDRIALKNILFLPLQIMSGETRKLVIDVLKGASEIQWVGAGLSIVAYLLSETDMLDQQDIITRSEYCMKPLQCAESKKLLSKKVFGNPDATFDSSSDIDGLVNICGGIPLVLDLVGSRLHRDRDPNNLSSLNNTIEYFKNSLATGESELIDKVVDVVYESLRDHYKDAFLDIAAFFSNWERRIVSYIVGEMELKTLEDVALVKISNCRVQLHDVVLRRGRKLSESDRITDPQSLANILEDPQGQKKVYFNSKYFNEIVYEDFVDQKIGWCFESGISLMARLEKLKGIWLPWIVDDEPAFQLLAKHLDRMGNLRILCLTSGTTVTGVCTRKFENLRYLSVFKGQSSPMELNKLPRLAIFEGRIRSDNRFCDLPHSLRSLKVYDFEFLELDERFGNLVQLEELELWQDKQYIRKLLESFGQLRSLRRLSLCNFRELICLPESFGQLRNLKELNMSDCPKLFSLCRNFGQLKSLVYLRLRGCRSLQRLSDDFISLSCVTAIDASGCPVLEGNAVDQMIRLESLMMLDIKESPMLISRCEEVKEGHPLLVCTERFRDGRDRENMYNHSMSTVLFDGASRFVSVNGVVADWSSIVRPIRCFKKLALLLTCRDLCSSSNEEACEMVKKKIVDLLVRIST from the exons ATGGGTAACACTTCCTTCAGGTGTTCAACTTCTACTTCATCAGATGATGAGAATCAGAATGCTGTTTTTCAGCCTGAGGATGTTTTGGACGGCCTTGATGAATTAATGACTTATATTGAGAAATGCTTGGCAAAAGCCACTGCCACTTACAAG GCGGAAGAAAACACGTCTGGAGTAGATTGTACTGCTTCGAGTCGAGTGGCCTCTTTAATCAAAGAAGGCAGAAACCTGCTGAATAATGTGCTGAAACGTTTTAAAAAACCTCCTTCCCAGGTATTAAAGGTGCCCCTTCTGTTTAGTTCAATGAATTTCGACCGAATCGCTCTTAAAAATATCCTTTTCTTACCACTTCAGATTATGAGTGGCGAAACGAGGAAATTAGtgatagatgtcctgaaaggagcATCTGAGATCCAGTGGGTAGGTGCGGGTCTGTCCATTGTCGCTTACTTACTGAGCGAGACTGACATGCTTGACCAGCAAGATATCATTACACGCTCAGAATATTGTATGAAGCCTCTTCAATGCGCAGAGTCAAAGAAGCTTTTGTCCAAAAAAGTTTTTGGCAATCCCGATGCAACATTTGACAGCAGCTCAGATATCGACGGCCTGGTGAACATCTGTGGCGGCATCCCTTTGGTGTTGGATCTTGTTGGCTCAAGATTGCATAGAGATAGAGATCCGAATAATCTCTCTTCCTTAAATAACACCATAGAATACTTCAAGAATTCGCTGGCAACCGGAGAGAGTGAATTAATTGACAAGGTAGTTGATGTGGTGTATGAGAGTTTGCGGGATCATTATAAAGACGCCTTTCTGGATATAGCAGCTTTCTTTTCCAACTGGGAGCGGCGCATCGTGAGCTATATTGTGGGCGAGATGGAGCTTAAGACACTGGAAGACGTGGCACTGGTAAAGATCTCCAATTGCCGAGTACAACTTCATGATGTCGTTTTAAGACGAGGAAGAAAATTGTCAGAGTCGGATAGAATAACCGACCCACAATCTCTGGCCAATATTCTTGAAGATCCTCAG GGTCAGAAGAAAGTGTATTTTAATtctaaatattttaatgaaatagtaTATGAAGATTTTGTTGATCAGAAAATTGGTTGGTGTTTTGAATCTGGTATATCTTTGATGGCT AGGCTTGAGAAATTGAAAGGAATTTGGCTTCCATGGATTGTCGACGATGAACCTGCATTCCAACTTCTTGCAAAACATTTGGATAGGATGGGCAATTTGAGAATTTTGTGTCTTACAAGCGGAACTACAGTCACTGGAGTATGTACCAGAAAATTTGAAAATCTAAGATATCTCAGTGTTTTTAAAGGACAATCTTCACCGATGGAGTTAAACAAGCTTCCAAGGCTGGCAATTTTCGAGGGCCGCATAAGGAGTGACAACAGGTTTTGCGAT TTACCTCATTCTTTGCGTAGTTTGAAGGTATATGATTTTGAATTCCTTGAGTTGGATGAAAGGTTTGGCAACCTAGTCCAACTGGAAGAACTGGAGTTATGGCAAGACAAGCAATATATAAGGAAGCTTCTAGAGAGCTTTGGTCAACTTAGGTCTCTGCGTCGTCTAAGTTTGTGCAATTTTAGAGAGCTTATTTGCTTGCCAGAAAGCTTTGGTCAACTGAGAAACTTGAAGGAATTGAATATGAGTGATTGTCCAAAACTGTTTAGTCTCTGTCGTAATTTTGGGCAGCTAAAGTCTCTGGTCTATTTGAGACTTCGTGGCTGCCGAAGTTTGCAGAGGCTTAGTGATGATTTCATATCTTTGTCATGTGTGACCGCAATAGACGCATCAGGATGCCCTGTATTGGAAGGAAATGCAGTGGACCAGATGATTCGGTTGGAAAGCTTGATGATGTTAGATATCAAGGAAAGCCCTATGCTCATAAGCCGTTGCGAAGAAGTTAAGGAGGGACACCCTCTACTGGTATGCACAGAAAGGTTCAGGGATGGCAGGGACAGAGAGAATATGTATAACCATTCAATGTCAACGGTGTTATTTGACGGGGCGAGCAGATTCGTGAGCGTTAATGGAGTGGTGGCGGACTGGTCGTCCATCGTCCGTCCAATAAGGTGTTTCAAAAAGCTTGCTCTCCTCTTGACATGTAGGGACTTATGCTCCTCGTCCAATGAAGAGGCCTGTGAGATGGTGAAGAAGAAAATAGTGGACCTTCTAGTGAGGATTTCCACATAA